A region of Gemmatimonadota bacterium DNA encodes the following proteins:
- a CDS encoding phytanoyl-CoA dioxygenase family protein, producing the protein MRSQTEQQINVDDRDWRALTRGERIRMIEEEGYLIIPDWISPDYLAELKTECKGLETVGRDYSEKQRGCRDPHLASPKLAELIAYEPTVRFLEELFGDRLVFIHYTYDRSEPGTPGISLHTDGQPYGSKIFGYEGSCPITVRVLYYLDDLTLDVSPFRVVPRSHLCMHADAHPYKRYERHPEEVVVPCAAGSALFLNHRTFHGTLPNRGNRSRAMLAVAYRPAWAGPIVDVAPRDPSDLERMPDSVRPFLGDPSMRTYEFGVGNKPEGMSASAPGMNPSRWERRA; encoded by the coding sequence ATGCGCAGTCAGACGGAACAGCAGATCAATGTGGACGACCGGGACTGGCGCGCCCTCACCCGGGGCGAGCGGATCCGGATGATTGAGGAGGAGGGCTACCTGATCATCCCGGACTGGATTTCACCGGACTACCTGGCCGAACTGAAAACCGAGTGCAAAGGACTCGAAACCGTCGGTCGGGATTACAGCGAAAAGCAGCGGGGCTGCAGGGATCCGCACCTTGCCAGCCCGAAGCTGGCCGAACTCATCGCCTACGAACCCACAGTGCGGTTCCTGGAGGAGTTGTTCGGCGACCGCCTGGTTTTCATTCACTATACCTATGACCGGTCCGAACCCGGCACGCCGGGGATCAGTCTCCATACGGACGGCCAGCCCTACGGCTCGAAGATATTCGGGTACGAGGGAAGCTGCCCCATTACCGTCCGGGTACTCTACTACCTCGACGACCTGACGCTGGACGTCTCGCCCTTCCGGGTCGTTCCCAGGTCTCATCTCTGCATGCACGCGGACGCCCACCCGTACAAGCGATACGAGCGCCATCCCGAGGAGGTGGTCGTGCCCTGCGCAGCGGGATCGGCCTTGTTCCTGAACCACCGGACGTTCCACGGCACCCTGCCCAACAGGGGCAACCGGTCGCGGGCCATGCTCGCGGTGGCCTACCGGCCGGCCTGGGCCGGACCGATCGTCGACGTGGCGCCGCGGGATCCGTCGGACCTGGAACGGATGCCCGATTCCGTCCGGCCCTTCCTGGGCGATCCCAGCATGCGGACCTACGAGTTCGGCGTCGGCAACAAGCCGGAGGGCATGTCGGCCAGCGCGCCCGGCATGAACCCGAGCCGTTGGGAACGACGGGCGTAG
- the purT gene encoding formate-dependent phosphoribosylglycinamide formyltransferase: MAALGTPLSSSATRILMCGSGELGKEVVIEFQRFGVEVVAVDRYANAPAMQVAHRSHVVDMLDPSALRAVIERENPDFVVPEIEAIATGALVDLESEGYHVVPTARAVHLTMNREGIRRLAAEELGLPTSPYRFAETREAYERAVREIGLPCVIKPVMSSSGKGQSTVCHASEAAGAWQRAHDEARGGAGKVIVEGFVDFDYEITLLTVRHADGTGFCPPIGHVQVDGDYRYSWQPQPMSEKAWAEARQTAAAVTTALGGRGVFGVELFVRGDEVVFSEVSPRPHDTGMVTLISQDLSEFALHARAVLGLPIPEIRQLGPSASAALVVEGESDRMKFGNLGSALAEPDTGLFLFGKPEVSGHRRLGVAVARGADIDAARAKAARAMESVRVEL, translated from the coding sequence ATGGCCGCGCTAGGCACGCCGCTGTCCTCTTCGGCGACCCGGATACTGATGTGCGGCTCGGGCGAGTTGGGCAAGGAAGTGGTCATCGAGTTCCAGCGCTTTGGCGTGGAAGTGGTCGCGGTGGACCGCTACGCCAACGCGCCGGCCATGCAGGTGGCCCATCGTTCCCACGTGGTGGACATGCTGGACCCATCCGCCCTGCGGGCGGTGATCGAGCGGGAAAACCCCGATTTCGTCGTACCCGAAATAGAAGCCATTGCCACCGGCGCCCTGGTGGACCTGGAATCGGAAGGATATCACGTCGTTCCCACGGCGCGGGCCGTCCATCTGACCATGAACCGGGAAGGGATACGTCGGCTGGCCGCAGAGGAGCTTGGTCTTCCCACGTCGCCCTATCGTTTCGCCGAGACCCGCGAAGCCTACGAACGCGCGGTACGCGAAATCGGCCTGCCCTGTGTCATCAAGCCCGTCATGAGCTCGTCCGGCAAGGGACAGAGCACGGTGTGCCATGCATCGGAGGCGGCCGGCGCCTGGCAGCGCGCGCACGACGAGGCCCGCGGCGGCGCGGGCAAGGTGATCGTAGAGGGATTCGTCGACTTCGATTATGAAATCACGCTCCTGACGGTGCGGCACGCGGACGGCACGGGTTTCTGCCCACCCATCGGCCACGTACAGGTCGACGGGGACTACCGGTACTCTTGGCAGCCCCAGCCCATGAGCGAGAAGGCTTGGGCGGAAGCCAGGCAGACGGCTGCAGCGGTCACCACCGCACTCGGCGGCCGTGGCGTTTTTGGTGTCGAGCTGTTCGTCAGGGGCGACGAAGTGGTCTTCAGCGAGGTCTCGCCCCGCCCCCACGATACGGGCATGGTCACGCTCATCTCGCAGGACCTGTCCGAGTTCGCCCTGCATGCGCGGGCCGTGCTGGGTCTCCCGATCCCGGAGATCCGCCAGCTCGGTCCTTCCGCCTCGGCGGCCCTCGTGGTGGAAGGCGAGTCCGACCGGATGAAGTTCGGCAACCTGGGTTCCGCCCTTGCCGAACCGGATACCGGCCTGTTTCTCTTCGGCAAGCCCGAGGTCTCCGGTCACCGGCGCCTGGGTGTGGCCGTCGCCCGTGGGGCGGACATCGACGCGGCCCGCGCGAAGGCGGCCCGGGCCATGGAATCCGTGCGCGTCGAACTGTAG
- a CDS encoding NAD(P)(+) transhydrogenase (Re/Si-specific) subunit beta, with protein sequence MSPDLVRFAYLVAASLFVFGLKGLSHPRTAVRGNRLSALGMFIAIVVTLIDQQIVRFEFIVAGIVLGGAIGAIWALKVPMTAMPQFVGLCNGFGGGASVLVAGAAYVEAALRSADTISLQFGIATMASGLIGGVTFWGSLVAFGKLQGIVSEKAVRFTLDHVLKGLFLLAGLAAAVLGILQPENTQYFWIMVGIASVLGILLVVPIGGADMPVVIALLNSYSGMAAAATGFVLSNNVLIISGSLVGASGFILTSIMCKAMNRSLANVMFAGVGGDSGGDDAGPADDLYEGKVKSTTAEEVAMVLDSARRVVFVPGYGMAVAQAQHAVRDLANQLEADGVEVEFAIHPVAGRMPGHMNVLLAEADVPYDRLKEMDEANTGFEQTDVTIVIGANDVVNPLARDAADTPLTGMPILNVDKSRTVVVIKRSLSPGFAGIPNPLFAADNCLMLFADGKEAVQELTAAVNEI encoded by the coding sequence ATGTCCCCCGATCTCGTCCGCTTCGCCTATCTCGTCGCCGCCTCCCTGTTCGTATTCGGGCTGAAGGGTCTCTCCCATCCTCGCACCGCGGTGCGAGGCAACCGCCTGAGCGCCCTGGGCATGTTCATCGCCATCGTGGTGACGCTGATCGACCAGCAGATCGTCCGGTTCGAGTTCATCGTCGCGGGTATCGTCCTCGGCGGAGCCATCGGCGCCATCTGGGCGCTCAAGGTGCCCATGACCGCCATGCCGCAGTTCGTCGGCCTGTGCAACGGCTTCGGCGGCGGGGCGTCGGTGCTCGTGGCCGGCGCGGCCTACGTCGAGGCCGCGCTGCGGTCCGCGGACACGATCTCGTTGCAGTTCGGAATTGCTACCATGGCTTCCGGCTTAATCGGCGGCGTCACTTTCTGGGGCAGCCTGGTCGCCTTCGGCAAGCTGCAGGGCATCGTGTCCGAGAAAGCGGTTCGGTTCACCCTGGATCACGTGCTCAAAGGGCTCTTCCTGCTGGCCGGGCTGGCGGCTGCCGTCCTCGGCATCCTGCAGCCGGAGAACACCCAGTACTTCTGGATCATGGTGGGCATCGCGTCTGTCCTCGGCATCCTCCTCGTCGTACCAATCGGCGGCGCGGACATGCCCGTGGTCATCGCCCTGCTCAACTCCTATTCCGGCATGGCCGCCGCGGCGACGGGCTTCGTGCTGTCCAACAACGTGCTGATCATTTCGGGCTCGCTGGTAGGCGCCTCCGGATTCATCCTGACGAGTATCATGTGCAAGGCCATGAACCGGTCGCTCGCCAACGTGATGTTCGCCGGGGTCGGCGGCGATTCAGGCGGCGATGACGCGGGTCCTGCCGACGACCTCTACGAGGGGAAGGTGAAATCCACCACCGCCGAGGAGGTCGCCATGGTGCTCGACAGCGCGCGGCGCGTGGTCTTCGTCCCCGGCTACGGCATGGCTGTGGCCCAGGCGCAGCACGCCGTGCGCGACCTGGCCAACCAACTGGAAGCCGACGGCGTCGAGGTGGAGTTCGCCATCCATCCCGTTGCGGGCCGCATGCCCGGCCACATGAACGTGCTGCTGGCCGAAGCGGACGTCCCCTACGACCGCCTGAAAGAGATGGACGAGGCCAATACCGGCTTTGAGCAGACCGACGTAACTATCGTCATCGGCGCCAACGACGTGGTCAATCCCCTGGCCCGCGACGCTGCGGACACGCCGCTGACCGGCATGCCGATTCTGAACGTGGACAAGTCGCGGACCGTCGTGGTCATCAAGCGCAGCCTGAGCCCCGGCTTCGCCGGCATACCCAATCCGCTCTTCGCCGCGGACAATTGCCTGATGCTGTTCGCCGACGGCAAGGAAGCGGTGCAGGAACTGACGGCTGCGGTGAACGAAATCTGA
- a CDS encoding NAD(P) transhydrogenase subunit alpha yields MGETIAILTIFVLAVFVGFEVITKVPPILHTPLMSGSNAISGITIIGAILSAGTQYSTLTTVLGTAAVVFATINVVGGYLVTNRMLDMFKRKE; encoded by the coding sequence ATGGGTGAAACCATTGCCATATTGACCATTTTCGTCCTGGCGGTGTTCGTCGGATTCGAAGTCATCACCAAGGTTCCGCCCATTCTGCACACCCCGCTGATGTCCGGCTCGAACGCCATATCGGGCATTACGATCATCGGCGCCATCCTTTCGGCCGGAACCCAGTACTCGACGCTGACCACGGTCCTCGGAACCGCCGCCGTGGTTTTCGCCACCATCAACGTGGTCGGCGGCTACCTCGTGACCAACCGCATGCTGGACATGTTCAAGAGAAAGGAGTAG
- a CDS encoding Re/Si-specific NAD(P)(+) transhydrogenase subunit alpha yields the protein MTIGVPTETCPGERRVSIVPAGVAALVRAGCAVRVSAGAGREAGFADAAYEEAGALVVTERESVLEAADVVALVRGGGANPDSGMADVERMREGQVLIGFLEPLSAAAEIRALSDRRATACAMELIPRTSRAQSMDALSSQANIGGYKAALIAAEYLPKLFPMMMTAAGTITPAHVFVVGVGVAGLQAIATCKRLGAVIQAYDVRPAVKEQVQSVGARFVELELDTAESEGSGGYAQAMDEQFYAKQREMMARVVSENDVVITTAAVPGKPAPVLVTEDMIRSMRPGSVVIDLAAERGGNCEITEPGKTVVKHGVTLVGELNLPSTVPYHASQMYSNNIVNFLKLMINDGALDANVDDDIVRGATVTRNGEIVNELVRSVLDGTG from the coding sequence ATGACAATCGGCGTCCCTACCGAAACCTGTCCGGGAGAACGGCGCGTATCCATCGTTCCGGCCGGGGTTGCCGCCCTGGTGCGGGCGGGATGTGCCGTTCGGGTCTCCGCGGGTGCGGGCCGGGAAGCGGGCTTTGCGGACGCGGCCTACGAAGAGGCCGGCGCCCTGGTGGTGACGGAGCGTGAATCCGTATTGGAAGCCGCCGACGTGGTCGCGCTGGTAAGAGGGGGCGGAGCGAATCCCGATTCGGGCATGGCGGACGTGGAGCGAATGCGCGAGGGACAGGTGCTGATCGGGTTTCTGGAACCGCTGTCCGCTGCCGCCGAGATCCGGGCGCTTTCCGACCGGCGCGCAACAGCCTGCGCTATGGAGTTGATCCCGCGAACGTCCCGGGCGCAGAGCATGGATGCCCTGTCCTCCCAGGCCAACATCGGCGGGTACAAGGCCGCGCTGATAGCGGCCGAATACCTCCCGAAACTGTTTCCCATGATGATGACGGCGGCCGGAACCATTACGCCGGCCCATGTCTTCGTGGTCGGCGTCGGCGTGGCGGGCCTGCAGGCCATTGCGACCTGTAAGCGGCTGGGCGCCGTGATTCAGGCCTATGACGTGCGTCCGGCCGTCAAGGAGCAGGTCCAGAGTGTCGGGGCGCGGTTCGTGGAGCTGGAACTCGACACCGCGGAATCTGAAGGATCGGGTGGTTACGCTCAGGCCATGGACGAGCAGTTCTACGCGAAACAGCGGGAGATGATGGCCCGCGTCGTATCCGAAAACGACGTGGTGATCACCACGGCCGCCGTACCCGGAAAACCGGCGCCCGTGCTGGTAACGGAAGACATGATCAGGAGCATGAGACCCGGATCGGTCGTGATCGACCTCGCCGCGGAGCGGGGGGGCAACTGCGAGATCACGGAACCGGGCAAGACCGTGGTGAAGCATGGCGTGACCCTCGTTGGTGAATTGAACCTGCCTTCGACCGTGCCCTATCACGCGAGCCAGATGTATTCCAACAACATCGTGAACTTCCTGAAGCTGATGATCAACGACGGCGCGCTGGACGCGAACGTGGACGACGATATCGTGCGGGGCGCGACCGTAACCCGCAACGGCGAGATCGTCAACGAACTGGTCCGTTCCGTACTTGACGGCACTGGCTGA
- a CDS encoding phytanoyl-CoA dioxygenase family protein, with protein MNETERYEFDRQGYIVIEDMLDTDTVSSLAAAVDELEAHALRHLEEPPRKVSPWGPDYHQNPDLGYHVDGSNAEGRTIIIEDFWNADERFDVLVNDARTMAYIGGIVQGRSTINNSEIRIRYRGNLSGLHGGMRPENQKYRYGFNANGIDCMMVRMVYFIHDVSREHGAFCVIPGTHKTNLPCPYDGNPDEEPGVVALEVKAGDAILFTENLRHGGVTNQSGQVRKTIHVGYGPYWMLSQNQATMDELPFVTETTLARWDDDQRALFKPWHRPRGWTRSATT; from the coding sequence ATGAACGAAACCGAACGATACGAATTCGACCGCCAAGGCTATATCGTAATCGAAGACATGCTGGATACCGATACCGTTTCCTCATTGGCGGCCGCCGTGGACGAACTGGAAGCGCACGCGCTGCGGCACCTGGAAGAACCGCCGCGCAAGGTCAGTCCGTGGGGACCGGATTATCACCAGAATCCGGACCTGGGATACCATGTGGACGGATCGAACGCGGAAGGCAGAACCATCATCATCGAGGATTTCTGGAATGCCGACGAGCGGTTCGACGTGCTGGTGAATGACGCACGTACCATGGCTTACATCGGCGGGATCGTCCAGGGCAGGTCAACGATAAACAACTCCGAGATTCGGATCCGGTACCGCGGGAACCTGTCGGGACTGCACGGCGGCATGCGGCCGGAGAATCAGAAATACCGGTACGGATTCAACGCCAACGGAATCGACTGCATGATGGTGCGCATGGTCTACTTTATCCATGACGTGTCCCGGGAACATGGTGCATTCTGCGTCATACCCGGAACCCACAAGACGAATCTGCCCTGTCCTTATGACGGCAACCCGGACGAGGAACCCGGCGTGGTCGCGCTGGAAGTCAAGGCCGGTGATGCCATACTGTTTACGGAAAACCTCCGCCACGGTGGCGTTACCAACCAGTCCGGCCAGGTCCGCAAGACCATTCACGTGGGCTACGGGCCTTATTGGATGCTGTCGCAGAACCAGGCCACCATGGATGAACTGCCGTTCGTGACGGAAACCACCCTTGCGCGCTGGGACGACGACCAGCGGGCCCTGTTCAAGCCGTGGCACAGGCCGCGGGGCTGGACCCGAAGCGCTACAACATAA
- a CDS encoding aminotransferase class III-fold pyridoxal phosphate-dependent enzyme, producing MSVSRSVEESMRMYRRAEELIPGWTQLISRRASQFANGVSPVYAERAKGARFTDVDGNEYLDMMNAVSAIILGHADDVVDGAVKEQIDRGSIYTLNGPLEIELAEELVDTIPSAEMVRYAKAGGETCALAVRIVRGTTGKDIILFCGYHGWHDWYQSANYLVDPESGEYPFAGIEPIGVPRVLAGTAIPFTYGDLDMLSDLLKKYEGQVAAVMMEPARSDLPPPGYLEAVKSLAHEHGALLVFDEVSCGWRFRIGGFQEYTGVTPDVTTLAKAMSNGYAMGAVVGSREAMAPAASMFVSSSYWSDNVGLAAALTTIRELKRRNSEAFFETMGQLVKKTINDAFASAGLPGACVGLSHNPSLSFDLPDPELTPIVSTLFVQEMSRRGIFTPTSFRVTMAHTEEDVRQLGEAAAEVFGLIKSGLDRGNLTDMLECDLKKEPFRRLVR from the coding sequence ATGTCTGTAAGCCGTTCCGTAGAAGAGTCCATGCGCATGTACAGACGGGCCGAGGAACTGATCCCTGGCTGGACGCAGTTGATCAGCCGGCGGGCAAGCCAGTTCGCCAACGGCGTAAGCCCGGTTTATGCCGAGCGGGCCAAGGGCGCCCGGTTCACTGACGTGGACGGAAACGAGTACCTGGACATGATGAACGCGGTCAGCGCCATCATCCTGGGCCACGCCGACGACGTGGTGGACGGGGCGGTGAAGGAACAGATCGACCGGGGCAGTATCTACACGCTGAACGGTCCGCTGGAAATCGAACTGGCCGAGGAACTCGTAGACACGATCCCCAGCGCCGAGATGGTGCGGTACGCCAAGGCCGGAGGAGAGACCTGCGCCCTGGCGGTGCGGATCGTTCGGGGGACCACCGGGAAGGACATCATCCTCTTCTGCGGCTATCACGGCTGGCACGACTGGTACCAGTCCGCCAACTACCTGGTCGACCCCGAAAGCGGCGAGTACCCCTTCGCCGGCATCGAGCCGATCGGCGTGCCGCGGGTGCTGGCCGGGACGGCCATCCCCTTCACGTACGGCGACCTGGACATGCTCTCGGACCTGTTGAAAAAGTACGAGGGACAGGTCGCGGCGGTCATGATGGAACCCGCGCGGTCCGATCTCCCGCCGCCCGGCTACCTGGAAGCCGTCAAGTCGCTGGCCCATGAACACGGCGCCCTGCTCGTATTCGACGAGGTGTCCTGCGGCTGGCGCTTCCGCATCGGGGGGTTCCAGGAGTATACCGGGGTGACGCCCGACGTTACCACCCTGGCCAAGGCCATGTCGAACGGATACGCCATGGGCGCCGTCGTGGGATCACGGGAGGCCATGGCGCCCGCCGCGTCCATGTTCGTGTCCAGTTCCTACTGGAGCGACAACGTGGGCCTGGCCGCCGCGCTGACCACCATTCGCGAGCTGAAGCGACGGAATTCGGAAGCCTTTTTCGAGACCATGGGCCAACTGGTCAAGAAGACGATAAACGACGCCTTCGCAAGCGCGGGATTGCCCGGCGCCTGCGTGGGCCTTTCCCACAATCCCAGCCTCTCCTTCGATCTGCCCGACCCGGAACTCACGCCCATCGTCTCCACGCTCTTCGTCCAGGAGATGTCGCGCCGGGGCATCTTCACCCCGACCTCGTTCCGGGTGACCATGGCCCATACGGAAGAAGACGTCCGGCAACTGGGCGAGGCTGCGGCAGAGGTCTTTGGCCTGATCAAGTCGGGACTGGACCGCGGCAACCTGACGGACATGCTGGAGTGCGACCTCAAGAAAGAGCCCTTCAGGAGGTTGGTAAGGTAA
- the hemG gene encoding protoporphyrinogen oxidase, whose product MKVVVVGGGIAGLSAAHRLVESKRPGLEVTLLERSDRFGGIIRTIEHDGCLIELGPDSFLSSKPWLADLAGRLSMADRIIPTASTHRRSHVVYRGRLHPLPDGFLMMAPTRLGPMVTTSLFSWTGKARCALDLVLPRGPDIDDESLGAFVRRRFGGEVLERVVQPLIGGIYTGDPDTLSLKATLPRFLEMERRHRSVIKAMVAQRRAVAKRQGGSPASSGSPEGSGSSAGSGARYGELVSFDRGMKTIVQALLRHLPSDALHTDTEVVSLHREGNAWRLSCGDGRDLVADGVVLALPSRNSAELLHDTDPALYAELSAIPHASSAVLNLVYRRSDVPHPLDCFGFVVPAVEERRIIACTFSSVKFPNRAPEGLVLLRAFIGGARQQDLLEVDDEEMLRYVRDELHDLMGIEAAPRHTILTRYPDAMPQYLVGHVRRMERIESLLEKQPGLALAGNAYRGVGLPDCVHSGEQAAERILKKEDAC is encoded by the coding sequence ATGAAGGTCGTAGTGGTCGGCGGGGGCATAGCGGGATTGAGCGCGGCCCACCGGTTGGTGGAATCGAAGCGCCCCGGCCTGGAAGTGACGCTGCTCGAGCGCTCGGACCGATTCGGCGGGATCATACGCACGATCGAACACGACGGGTGCCTGATCGAGCTGGGTCCGGATTCCTTTCTTTCGTCGAAGCCCTGGCTGGCGGACCTGGCCGGGCGCCTGAGTATGGCGGACCGGATCATTCCCACCGCAAGCACCCATCGTCGGTCTCACGTGGTCTACCGGGGCAGGCTTCATCCCCTGCCGGACGGGTTTCTGATGATGGCGCCCACGCGCCTCGGGCCCATGGTAACCACTTCCCTCTTTTCGTGGACGGGCAAGGCCCGGTGCGCCCTGGACCTGGTGCTTCCGCGTGGACCGGACATCGACGACGAGAGTCTGGGGGCCTTCGTTCGCAGGCGGTTCGGCGGCGAGGTGCTCGAGCGGGTCGTACAGCCGCTTATCGGAGGGATCTACACAGGAGATCCGGACACCCTCAGCCTGAAAGCCACCCTCCCGCGGTTCCTCGAGATGGAAAGGCGTCACCGCAGCGTCATCAAGGCCATGGTTGCACAGCGGCGCGCGGTGGCGAAGCGCCAGGGCGGATCCCCCGCGAGTAGCGGTTCCCCCGAGGGCAGCGGCTCCTCCGCCGGCAGCGGCGCCCGTTATGGTGAACTGGTCTCCTTCGACCGGGGCATGAAAACCATCGTGCAGGCCCTCCTGAGGCACTTGCCTTCGGACGCCTTGCACACCGACACGGAAGTCGTGAGCCTGCACCGCGAAGGAAACGCCTGGCGTCTGTCCTGTGGCGACGGACGGGATTTAGTCGCGGACGGCGTTGTTCTCGCACTGCCGTCGCGGAATTCCGCGGAGCTGCTTCATGACACCGACCCGGCCCTGTACGCCGAACTGTCGGCCATCCCCCACGCGTCTTCGGCCGTTCTGAACCTCGTGTACCGGCGTTCGGACGTGCCTCATCCCCTGGACTGTTTCGGCTTCGTGGTACCCGCGGTAGAGGAGCGTAGAATCATCGCCTGTACCTTCAGCAGTGTCAAGTTTCCGAACCGTGCCCCGGAAGGCCTCGTCCTGCTACGGGCTTTCATTGGCGGCGCCCGTCAGCAGGATTTGCTAGAAGTCGATGATGAAGAGATGCTGCGGTATGTACGGGATGAACTACACGATCTGATGGGTATCGAAGCCGCTCCCCGGCACACCATCCTAACCCGGTACCCGGACGCCATGCCCCAGTACCTGGTCGGACACGTCCGGCGCATGGAGCGGATCGAATCGCTGCTTGAGAAGCAGCCCGGGCTGGCGCTGGCAGGTAACGCATACCGGGGCGTGGGACTGCCGGATTGCGTGCATTCGGGAGAGCAGGCGGCGGAGCGGATTCTGAAGAAGGAAGATGCCTGCTAG